A region from the Arachis ipaensis cultivar K30076 chromosome B01, Araip1.1, whole genome shotgun sequence genome encodes:
- the LOC107648087 gene encoding UDP-glycosyltransferase 84B2-like, with the protein MGVNVIVISLGLPSHIRVVSNVAKRLISKGVHHVTIVTTEAARHSILRNNPSSQSSNISFEFFSDGLSLDNNRSNPEEVINSLETEGSKNLSSLISDLKKVEDYSCMIIGPIFHWAINIAVEHGIPCALLWIQASAVYSICYRYFKGIDEFPNMEDLNENMHLPGFPTFQVRDVHSFILPSTPETLRKVFIDLFKSIDKVKWVMGISIYEIEEEIVKSMASLTPIYPIGPLVSPILLGEKETDNAAKDSCIEWLDNKPPSSVIYVSFGTLVVLSKKQIHNLAMALKNSNKPFLWVLNPFNNEGDAEEVLPEFLQDTKERGLVVKWCQQDRVLMHPSIACFVSHCGFNSMIETILAGVPVVGFPFYSDHPTDAMLITNVFGNGVRVKCGEDGVTSTPEFERCIWEVTHGPNAKEIKKRALEVKELAKKAAQQGGSADKYITQFISEITK; encoded by the coding sequence ATGGGAGTGAATGTTATTGTGATTTCATTGGGTTTACCAAGTCATATCAGGGTTGTTTCAAACGTTGCTAAGCGCCTTATTTCGAAGGGTGTTCATCATGTTACCATTGTAACCACAGAAGCAGCACGCCATAGCATACTAAGAAACAATCCAAGTTCACAAAGCTCAAACATTAGCTTTGAGTTCTTTTCCGATGGGCTTAGCCTTGATAACAATCGTAGTAATCCAGAAGAAGTAATAAATTCTCTTGAAACAGAAGGCTCCAAGAATCTATCAAGTCTCATCTCTGATCTTAAAAAAGTTGAGGACTACTCTTGTATGATTATTGGCCCAATCTTCCATTGGGCTATAAATATTGCCGTTGAGCATGGTATTCCTTGTGCACTACTTTGGATCCAAGCTTCTGCCGTTTACTCCATTTGCTATCGCTACTTCAAGGGCATTGATGAATTCCCCAACATGGAGGACCTGAATGAAAACATGCACTTACCAGGATTTCCAACATTTCAGGTCAGAGATGTTCATTCTTTTATTCTTCCTTCTACCCCTGAAACCTTGAGAAAAGTTTTCATTGATTTATTCAAATCAATTGACAAGGTGAAATGGGTCATGGGGATCTCTATTTATGAGATTGAGGAAGAGATAGTAAAGTCCATGGCTTCGCTAACCCCTATTTACCCAATTGGACCACTTGTTTCTCCAATTTTATTGGGAGAAAAGGAAACTGATAATGCTGCTAAAGACTCTTGCATAGAGTGGCTAGATAATAAGCCACCTTCCTCTGTTATATATGTGTCATTTGGAACCTTGGTTGTGTTGTCCAAAAAGCAGATACATAACTTAGCCATGGCTTTAAAGAACAGCAACAAGCCATTCTTATGGGTGCTTAACCCATTCAATAACGAAGGTGATGCCGAAGAAGTGCTGCCTGAGTTTCTACAAGATACCAAAGAGAGGGGTTTGGTGGTGAAATGGTGCCAGCAAGATAGGGTTTTGATGCACCCTTCTATTGCATGTTTTGTGAGTCATTGTGGGTTTAATTCCATGATAGAGACTATCCTTGCTGGGGTGCCAGTTGTTGGTTTTCCATTTTATTCTGACCATCCTACAGATGCCATGCTTATAACTAATGTATTTGGAAATGGGGTCAGAGTCAAGTGTGGTGAAGATGGTGTTACTAGCACTCCAGAGTTTGAAAGGTGCATTTGGGAAGTCACACATGGACCCAACGCTAAAGAGATTAAAAAGAGGGCACTAGAGGTGAAGGAACTAGCAAAAAAAGCGGCACAACAAGGTGGCAGTGCTGATAAATACATTACACAATTTATCAGTGAAATTACTAAATAA